The genomic region CTGTTAGCTAATGCTAACGCTAGTGCGCTGTATTTAATCCTTACTGTCAGGTTAAGGTCGAAGTGCGACTGTGCTCTCTGATGCGGCCTCCTTTTGAATGTTTACCTGCTTTGATCGTGCCGATGTTGATCACAAATGGAGAAAAGTGAAAGCTTTCCACTCCAATGTTTAACACACGGACTTGTCAAACCGAAACTATGTAAACCTGCTCGTATTACCGTTGAGTGCCATGAGGATGCCATGTGTGCCATGGAGATATTTGCTGTTAGTAAACCTTTTACAGCATAaacttgctatatatatatatatatatatctatatgcaTTGTATACAGACgaagacaggtttttttttcttctgaagaataataatatgaataataacatACATTATATTCTGTCATTAGCAGGCGAAACAAGTGCATTGTATAAAGACATACAcaatcataattatatatatatatatatatatatatatatatatacatttattcatttagcagacgcttttatccaaagcgacttacagatgaggacattggaagcaatcaaaaacatcaaaaagagcaatgatatataagtgctataactagtctcagttaggttaacacagtacacgtagcatgggattttaaataatataataaataaaaagaaaacggatagaataaaaaaagaatagagcaagctagtgttagagatctttacacatacacacacacacacacacacacacacacacacacacatacaattgcataacaaataaaaagaaaatagaatacaaaagattagaaaggtagttagaatttttttaaagaatagaattagaatagtgagaataaataatattatttataataatgataatataaatattatttatataataatatataaatatatatattattgtgtatgtctgtatacaatgcattcatattattattcttcagaaaaaaaaacctgtcttcTTGTGAAATATTAACAGGACAGGTTGAGCATCGTGAAAGCtcctttataattatattatggaGATTGTATTGATATGTTATACATTCGATTTAAAGAAAGTTGTAATGTAGGATGGAAAGTTATTTCAATGCTGCTTAATTGTAATTCACTTAGTTCGAATGCTAAGCAATAAAATTACATTAGCAGAAAaaaagggttgccaggttttcaaaacaaattgtTACGCATGGAAGTAACGCCCAATTGTTACTCAAAACTAACACAACTGCTTTTCGAAGGGGGTCCCCCGATAAAAATCGCTTTCCGggggtactttttttttttttcggtcggGGTTCCCCTCACATTCCAGGGGCTAGCTATCGCGTTATTGGTGTCGCTTCAACCCGCAGAAATGAAAACAACCCGCCGCAATAGTCCAGTTGGCAACACTGCCAGGACATCTTTTGCGTAGAAAGGTGTGGTAATGTTACTGATTGTCATGCTCCTGTCAAGAGGTGATGACACAAGGCGCAGTCATTCCACTTGTTTAAATAAAAGTTACATAAGACACTTAATTTGTAATGTCCATTATGTACAACCACATGATTAAGTTGGATGAAGCAGTTTCTAAATGTTCTTGAGAAGTGGGAAGCAGGCGGGTGGGGTTTATATCTGAATCACCTTCCACATGCGAGACTTTCCTAGCGTTGCATTCCTAGTTCAGGACCGTAGAAATCTATTGAACATGTGTCAGTCAGCCGTGGCGCTACCATTGGGCCAGGCCCACCCATTTTATTTTAACTGGCCCATCCAGTTTTCTGGAGGCCCACCTACAATAAAAATCTTGACACCAATAGTGATGTCAGTGGTGGATATGAATCATGCACAACCCAACACACGCAGGCAGTTTAACGGAAGTTGTGGAATGTTCTGCTCAGCCCATCAGGTTCACAGTGTCCTGGTGATAACAGACCATTGTTGTGGGAATGTCACATGACCTCCTTCTAAACAGGGTTTCTAAACAAGATTTAAGAACTTTGCAATAATTGTACAAACGCGAGAATTATTGCTCAAACTCATCTGACCTAATTGATCTGGGCAAGCATGTCAGCAAACTAACAGCCAGCCttaacaattaattttttatattttgttggtGGTGtactttatttaatgaaaaatgtaatattgtgactttttttttttttcaaatgtaatttctgCCTGTGatccaaaactgaattttcagtatcattactgaagtctttagtgtcacatgatccttcagaaatcattctaatcactctaacatgctgatttgttgctcaaaaaCTTTTCTCATTATTGTTGTCCTGCTTAATATTAATTGATCGTAACTGAgcaacaaatcagtatattagaatagtttctgaaggatcatgtgacactgttaTAAGATTTCAAAGTAttgactgtatttttcatcaaataaatgtagccttggtcaGTTTGAGATACTTATTTCTTAATTATTCCAACATTTTGACTGCTATTGTatacatgtatttaatttttgacactttttttttttttttttttttttttttttttacaaacatttggTTACAGCAATAATGGCACGCTCAAGTCAAGATGGTGAAATTGAAGCTGATGATGCATGGTCATCCATGCCTAATCGCGTGAGTTCCTTCCAGTGCTTCCCCCGTTCTGAAGAATTTTCAGCCAAGCGGCTGGCCCTGGCAGGCTTTTATTTCACAGGTCAGGCAGACAGGGTGTGCTGTTTTAGCTGCCATGCGTCAGTGGAGGACTGGAGCAAAGGGGACGCCCCACTGAAGAGACATCAGCAAGCATCTCCAAACTGCAGGTTCCTCAGCTGTGCTCATGGTTTGAGAGCCTCCGACTGCACTCGAAGCCCTGCTTACGACGAAGAGGCCGAAGCCATGGAGTTCCAGCTCCGCACCGGAGAGGTGGTGGATCAGACCATTTATCCCGTTGTGACACACATGAAGAGTGAGAAAGCTCGGCTGAATACTTTCAGTGAGTGGCCTGCAGACGCTCCGGTTCAGCCTGAAGACCTGGCAGCAGCAGGGATGTATTACTTAGGAACAAATGACAAAGTGAAGTGCTTTTGCTGTGGGCAACAGCTGGAAGGATGGGAGCCAGGCGATGAAGCCTGGGGTGAACATGCAAAGCACTATCCAAACTGCTTCTTCATCTTGGGCCACGATGTGGGCAATGTGCCGCTGACAACACCTAGGCCCAGGGTGAATGGACAGAGAGCCTCTGTGGAGACTTTTGAGGGGCGTCTTGAAAGCTTCAGAGCCAGACAACATCCCATAGACCCTGAGAGACTGGCCAGAGCTGGTTTCTACAGCACTGGTAACTACAGTTATGTTTCTCCAAGCTTATTCAGTTACTGGATAAACTAATTCTCCCATATAACCTTTATAGGaatagctttgtgtgtgtgtgtgtgtgtgtgtgtgtatatatatatatatatatataatacacacacatgcatacagaaaGTGTTAAAATGCTAACTTGTTTCCAAGTTTGGCCTTTAAAAATGTGAACCATCAACAAACTGTTGTGTTGTTTGGTCGTATAGGAAAACAGGACCATGTGCTCTGCTTCAGATGTGGAGGAGGACTGAAGGGGTGGATTCCTGATGAAGACCCTTGGGAAGAACATGCAAGGAACTATCCAGGGTAAATTGCTTTTTCCTATTCAAAATTGAAGTACATTTGCATGTTCACtgcaaaatttaatttgatattcaGACTGCTCTTATCTGAATTCATACTTTAAAAatcttgcctttttttttttttttttttataactgaagtctttatttatttttaacattttttaattaaataaaaccaaaacacccataacaaaaaaaaacaaacaaaaaaagacaaataaaacaaaacagcttcCAAACACATGAttaattcacatttacatttcggGCCTGTTATCAATAATCActacagacatacacacatgcaaaaaTAAGAAGGTacaataaaatcaaattataaagtGCCTATACATGTAACACCACAAAAATAATAGACTTAGCAAAAGAGAAGTgcactaaacaataaaaaatccaTCAATCTCAGTCAAAAACCCGTCCCCAAGATTTGTCAAAACCCTCCAAATCATCATTAATCCTGGCCAAGAATTTTTCATATGACacaattttcagcatattttcctTCCACCTGTTAAACTCTGGAGGAGATGGATCCTTCCACACACTGAGAATCACTCGAGCAGCTGTAATCACCCCCACTTTTATAACCACAAAATCATATTTCAAAACTCCTGGTAACACAGACTGATCCCCTAATAAGCACAATCTTGGTGACATGGGTATTGTCAAGCCGATCCACCTTCCTATACTGTCCAGTACTCTTTGCCAAAAGGGGTAAACTGTCCCACATTCCCAAATAGCATGCAGAAATGTCCCTGGATCTGAGCTGCATTTCCAGCATATATTATTAGGCATAATTCCCATTCTGTTAAGTTTAAAAATCTTGCCTTTTTTGATTGAACAGTCCTTAATCCTTCCTGATACCTAAATATAGAATCACACTTAAATCTATAATATTTctcattatatattttagatattgATCATGTAAGGCAAGCATTAACAATAGTGAAAAATGTGGTGCCTAATTTTGAAATTCTTATAATTGACCCTCAGCTGCAGTTTCCTTCTGGCAGAAAAAGGAAGAGAATATGTCAACAGCATGCAGCTGAGATATCCAACAGGAGACCATTCTCATTCAGTGAGTCATTGCTTTACACGATTAAGTGTACTTAATAGAATGTGTTGAATGGATAGAATGAACGTAATCCTTTTATTCTGATAGAAATATTGTGCGTTATATGTAGTCTTACATGTGTGTAATTTACCTTTACAGAGACCGAGTCAGAATGGTTTTTCAAGTCACGAGAAAGGTGCGTTTTTCTGAGTTTTATTTACTTTCAAACCCAATGAAGTCTGAtggctttgctttgtttttcttgaaatgtaaattaagataattttagatttttaccaaattactttaaaaatggTATGTTTCAAGTACATCCATGCCTTTAACCTGCAAATGTTGCAAATTTTAGAACCCAAAATTGTTACTTGAATAAATCATACTCCTAAAAATAGCTTGCCAAACATTGTGGAGCTTTACCGCTTTCAAAACTTCATAAAATAAGATTCGTTGTTTTAATCTTGCGCTTTGTTTCTTACATATTTTCTGTAGACGATCCCATGACAAAACTTGAGAAACTCCAGATGGAGAAACTCTGTAAAGTCTGCATGGACGGTGACATTAACATCGTCTTCATTCCCTGTGGACACCTGGTCACCTGTCAGAAATGCTCTGAACCCCTGAACAAGTGTCCCATCTGCTGTGCCGCCATCACGCAGAAGATTAAGACCTACAGTGCCTAAAAGACACCGAAGCCAACACTCCAAAGAAGTGCTGATGCTTGTTGAATGTAATTCCTAAAATTGCACAGGTGTATCATATATAAACTGtgtgcatgtttatatatatatatacatgtctacatatatatatatatatatatatatatatatatatatatatatatatatatatataatgtatatgtagaTGTATTAAACTATGAtagttatattgttttattttttcattgagaTTTCAAAATAACAACCTCTACATGGATGTGTTTGGTTTGATCAAGGCTGGGTGCACACTACGTAATTTAACATGTAATATATTACAGAAGACATGAaatttaacatgtaaaatatcACAGAATAAGACATCTTGAATGCTTTTTCATACCTCCCATTTAAATGCTTCCCTGGAATACAGGGAGATTCCATTTTAATAAGCATCGTGCCATATGTTGACTACGTTTTATGAACATTTTCAAATTTCGATACAATCATGTTTAACACCTTATATTTgatcattcatttatttcttgTAGAATAATTGTTTGAGACTTTTAATCAAGGTTAATTTAAACTTTGCCAGTCCAAATTAGTTTTTCTTCTGATACTTTTCTGTTGTTGTAATTccttttaataatgtaatataatttttattcatctgcaaaatgacaataaagttggaCTTCACAGTGGATCTTTTCTCTTCCGTTTCATCTGTCAAGTTTTTTAATTCATAAACTGGAAAGTGAGGCTAAAAGCTGTTATGCTTACAGCAGAACACAATTCTCGTTATATtgacaaattaaattatattgtgttttttatggGTTTATTAGTAAGTGCATCTGCAAAAACTTGTAATAACGTAGCTGTCAGATTAGTTatcttttattcattaaaaatacgTTTATGTAAATGTGTGTTATAATAGCTGCAgttgtatagattttttttttttttttacaattaacagCTCTAATGGTTCCGattaaaaaatggaaaataaataaatacaaataaagatatatatgATAGAAAGAGTTTTAGGAAATGTCCAAACAAAAATCCAATCTAGAGGCAAATATTGCCTCTTAATAATTAAATAGATAATTTCTGACGCTAGCGTCTATTGCACTGAGCAATTTGCACTTAAAGGCCTCGACCACTGAACGTCAGTCTCGAGCTCCCCGCTGCAGTTCCTCCGCTGTCCACCAGGTGGCGGCTCTACACCGACACTTTCTCTCTGAGTGATCGGAACAACAAACCGAACGGAGCAAGCGGGGTAAGAGCGTGTCCAAAACCGCCTCTGACCGCCACTTTCAAACTACATCCATGAAATAGCCGCGAATGCGCACTTTAAAGCCACTGGAGTCCATCTAGCGCTTCAAGAAGTCTTTATAAACAATCCAGAACCGACCCTGACGATCGGGTAAGTGGTAAAATGGCGGAGAGATTTATAGAAATTAGTGGCTTTAGGGTTATTTGGATGATGTGTTAGCCGGGCTAGCCTGATAAGCGAGGGACAGGATACGAAACGAGGCGCCGTGCTTCCGTTGCCGCGTTTAAACGATAAAAACCACCTCGCTGTGCTCTTTGGGAACTCAAACAAGCGTATTATGTTTTCACGAACGAACGTAGTTTATGTGTTTCTTGGCGTTTCATTGGTAAACAGTTAGCTAGCGGGCTAACCTTACCCTGCACAGCCAGGAACACAAATTGAGAGGCAAGATGGAGGACGCGGACGCGATGTTTTCCCCCCTTTTCCGAGATGGAAAAGCTGGTGTCGCACCTATTATGCTAATTTCATCACACTGTGTCCGTTTTAAATACAGTCGCTGGGTATTTTTACGGCTTATATGTAAGCGTGTGGTAGGTGCGCGTGCACAATGACTAGAAACGAGCGGAGCCAAAATGGAGAATCCCGAAAACAGCTGTGCTGGATCGACTTCAAGATGGAGATTTTGTTCCCCTCTGAATCGTGTTTTAAATCTTTCCGTAAAAATATTGTGTGATGTCGCGACAGTAGCCTGCATTTGCGCTATCAAGCTCGACGTTTAACGGTGATAATTGTGCGTTGGAAGTAAAACACCGCGAGTAATGAATATCGTGGTAAGAAGTGCGACGAGGAGGAGTTCGCGAGCGTGTGCCTGATCGCAGCACTCAACTTCACATACATTAGCAGATCCCATTATTTCTCACTTCTTTAGACCAGTGGGTCGTGACCCAAAATGGGTCTCACTTCTGTTTTGATAGGGTGCTAAAACCATGCTTATGTAGGGCAGCAAAATAAATGTGCTGATCAACTTTTAAAACTGTGGAAAAGACACTTCCCATATCTTTTGTTGTTGACGTCAGAGGCAGTGCATCCAATCAAACTTTACGGCATTTTGGCGCAAATTCGTCTGTCACTCTGTGAAATGGCTAATACTGATCCAATATTTGATGCATGTTACTATGAAGTTGTCTTAGGATGAATGGGACGATAAACTAACACGTTATTTGCGTAATGCAATATCTGTGTAGTTCAGTGGGATACTAAGACAGTAACGTTACCGTATCTGATTTTAAAGGAGAATGGTTTACTTCGTTTAACGTTCAGAGTAGTTAATTTAGACTATTGTTATATGTTAAGAGGAAACGGATGCTCTAgacataattttttatgtatatagaaGCTAGGTCCGGTTTACCATTATGTGTTCTATATGTATTATATACTCAACTGATCTGTCCACTCATTGGTAGCGGACAGAAAAGCATAGGATGAAATGGTGCAGTATTCGTTTTGGGCTAAGCTGTCATCATCCGTGCGCGCGGATAGAACCGTCATTTGGCGCCACTTTTCCTTCGAACGCATTGTCAATGATCATACCATAGCTTTTGAATTCCCGCCTTACAGCCGAGTATTCTAAAGAACGTTGAGCTTTAGTGCATCTGTGCACCGCGCATAAATTCTGCTTATTGTTACATGCTGGGTATTACATAACCGTTAACTCCCGTTCTCAGCACACGCTTTGCCCTATTTTGTGCAGAGGAACAAAGTAATCAAACATATCTATTTTATTCCGTTACTTACAATGTGATAATGTAATTTAAAACTTATTTGATTCGCACACATTGAGGTACTGAAAGCCACACCTCTTTATGCACATATAAGGCCGACTTCAAAGTGTTGCGGGTAATATGTCCttaaaaaccttgctctccttgGAATGCTTTTAACAGAGCATTTAATTCAGAATATTAGTAGAATATGCATTAATCACACAAAATGATCCCTTTTAAATAATGAGCAGTGTCTAAATGCGTCATTTTTACAGCGGTGGCCTGCCCGGATCCTTCCTTCTCTCTCTGTTCATGTTTACGTCCACAAATGTTAGCTGGCCTCTGATTGGATGCGGTGAAAAGCAGGGCGGACGTGTTGCTTCCTTATATGGGCACAGAAGAAGACGTGAAGCTCCGGCGCTCGGAGATGTTTCCTGGAAACGGTGTAATCTGGATAGCCAATCAAAAAGGAAGGAGCGTGGTATTACGGAGTCATAGAGCCACGCCCACTTGTTTTTATTCTGTACCGCGGGCACATCTTCATCGCACAGCTCAGAAACAGCccctttcactttcatttcgCTGTAATTCTCCAGACCCCTGCTGTTGTTGTACATGTAGTGGTATTTTTCAATATTTCCACAAAGTGGAAGCAAATGCATGTATGATAAAGGCGCCAAACCTGCTAAATCATTGATGAAAACACCTTTGTTGTCAACACAGCTACAATCTGCTCTTTAATGTTCTGTGGCATTGTCTTCATCTCAAAGTGACTTGTAAGAGGAGTAGTAGTATTTTAGTAACAGTCTAATAAAGTACTTTCTCTTAGTTATATTTTTAAATCCAGTGAGGAgtaaactgatttatttattttagggatgcaccgaaatgaaaattcttggccgaaaccgaaaaccgaaaaagagaaaaccaaggccgaaaaccgaaaccgaaacaccgaaagaaattatcccaattattagtaccattgcatttattgctatgaccgtgtactaactttactaaaattaaaacattgcaattgcataaattaatattaaagtttcaaagataattacaattacataaattataaaaaaacataaaaatgcataattacaaattatgcaaatatttattaagcacattgcaacaatgcacagtataaaataaaattcaaactaaaatttaatcccactcatctgtatattaaataataatgtacaggcctactggcctgcagaaaggttttaaaattaactgttctctcataaaaagtgcatttaggtgaagagcatttgaaatatttctctgtagtactagaaagtgcattacttctccagtaggcaagactgttatcacttctggggatggggacttcagacagataaccatctagctgttgagcagttgagcttgtcatctgcctgacatttgagaaatatttgagagagtgtatttaaatagggccagggcataaataaacatttttatcaaattaaagcagaaatctagcaaaaaatctagcagaaatatggctacaatctgatattatgcatgtatatgtatatgtgtgtgtattatatatgcagagacgagtctttttttttgcgctctgatctcagtctcctgcgcttggcgcttctccgtctccacgcgggttttTCCGCATCCAGCGCGccctggagcatttctcgtgtgctctgccatatttccgcgtccaagtaatggtctttataacgcggatcaagcacattcgcgatgaagtgcggaggatccgaaaagatctcagtgagacgtgtgctaacagactctataagactgtacttttctttgttttcacttcgtggtccgtctcaatctctttgttaggagacgctttagtgctgcgaataaaggaataagaatagagagaatgttctctattaagacccactggtgtgaagtgaatgacgcggggagctcgtggtctgcgctatgcaggtgcacgtgcaggtcgcggtttctgtttgcgtcatcataacatttcggccgtgttgtttcggtaataaaagtgtttcggccgaaaaccgaaaatgcactttttggccattttcggccgaaaattttcggtggccgaatattcggtgcatccctaatttattTAGATCCTCTGTCCaaggataaataaaaattaaaactcatACATCTAATTATATTTGTAATGTAGGATACCTACTACCTGCTAATTACAGTACTTTATTGTGAATATACACAtttaacaaacagaaaacaaacaaaaatgcttttatattctgaatatttaaatgcaataaacGAACACAAATCAACAGTATAGAATTTATTAGTTTTTCT from Carassius carassius chromosome 29, fCarCar2.1, whole genome shotgun sequence harbors:
- the LOC132109453 gene encoding E3 ubiquitin-protein ligase XIAP-like, which produces MFFHHRAIMARSSQDGEIEADDAWSSMPNRVSSFQCFPRSEEFSAKRLALAGFYFTGQADRVCCFSCHASVEDWSKGDAPLKRHQQASPNCRFLSCAHGLRASDCTRSPAYDEEAEAMEFQLRTGEVVDQTIYPVVTHMKSEKARLNTFSEWPADAPVQPEDLAAAGMYYLGTNDKVKCFCCGQQLEGWEPGDEAWGEHAKHYPNCFFILGHDVGNVPLTTPRPRVNGQRASVETFEGRLESFRARQHPIDPERLARAGFYSTGKQDHVLCFRCGGGLKGWIPDEDPWEEHARNYPGCSFLLAEKGREYVNSMQLRYPTGDHSHSRPSQNGFSSHEKDDPMTKLEKLQMEKLCKVCMDGDINIVFIPCGHLVTCQKCSEPLNKCPICCAAITQKIKTYSA